ACTGAGGCAACTCATTTAGCTTTGCATgaaaagaagttgaaaaatGTTTAGTTAGAATTTTGTACAATGCTTGTGAACTTCAATAAATGCTTAAGAACCCCACGCAAAATACAAGACAGATGgttgaaatttattttctaaacctTTACAGGAAAAAATGGGTCTAATGATCTTTCGGGACAATCTAAAAATAGTGTTGGTGAATAACATACTGTTTCGTGTGTATTATTAGTTCTACAGCCGTACAGTATGGAACGGAAGAAAGTTCTGAAGAAAATTTGTAAAGCggtaaaataaaagattaattaCTGTCAAATTTGCTATTACGTGTGATTTTTATTACGGGTGATTAGATTTtcattttatcatatttttttactttaaggAAGTTTGTTCCAGAAGTTGTGAACTCTGCTATTTGCTCTTGTATGCAAGAGATCCTCTAGAATTTGATAGTATGTGTCAATAAATTAGCAGCGTTATTGaagatgtattatttgatttatttccATCACTTTGATGTAACCCTAAATATTTCCATGGTcgtaaatttatatttatatgaaaACTAAGGCTTAGTTTgataaagtttttattttttaagagtaGTTTATAAAagctaatttttaaaagatggttttttaaaagttataatatttatatttggtaaatcaaattaaaaattatttttaataaatataaacaacaacaattacatttggtaaaatactttttaaaatttaaaaatattataatagacataaatataagcataaaatttgaaaattagttaacatataagattatattaaacttttaaattttgaaaagcataaatcaactttaaaaatttttatcataagtatttttaaaagtatctaatcttttaaaaataacaaatataaacatataatctttttgatttactaaacacaaaataaataatttgaactTTTAAAAAGCATAAACACCTATTCTAAAACTTTTATCAAACCAAACCTAAATATAGAGGAAGCTGCATCGCAAATAGCAATTGGTAATTTCGGTAAGGGCTGTTTTGCTAATTTCGGGTATGCCCTCCCTGACATAACTTTCTTTACTTAAAACCAATAAAAAACAGAGAGCCTGCAACGACATTGGCTTACGGGACGTCTCGTTGTTTTACGTTTTCGTTATTTCGGTTTACTCGACGCAATATGTCTCGCGCCACCGCCGTCGTCGTTGTCCTCCTCCTCGCTGTCCTTGTTGATCTCTCCGAGGTAACTAACTATTCTGTTCCTATCAAATCTGTAATCTCTAATCCCTAATCGCGTTTCGTGATGAATTTGATGCGGAGAACAGGTACAGGCCAATGAGTGCAGCAAGAAATGCATTGCAGAACAATGCCACGGTAAAGATAAGATTAGATTTAAATTGAAGCTGGATTTGTTTCATGCATAGATTTGATTGATGAAATTGTTTTCACATTTCAGTGCTGTCAATTAGATACGGAAAGTATTGCGGGGTGGGGTACTCTGGCTGCCCTGGTGAGCAACCCTGTGATGATATTGACGCTTGTTGCATGGCCCATGACAATTGCGTTGACAAAGAAGGTATCCTTTTCATATTCTTCCTATTATCGAATTTCACGTACCAATTTACAATTCATCTGCGTATTGAAGTTAACATATTTCACATGGATGGAATCTAATGGAACCAATTAGGAATGGACTATGTTACCATTCATATTAAGCAAACGTGTAAGAATATCATTAATGTCTTGTATGGTTGGATTAAGGGCTAAAGCCACATTAATCAATGTTACAGACTTATAGATTGAACAATGCATGGATCCGTTCTATCTTGtgctgaaattttaatttttatttagaagAACTAAAGACAATAATCAAATACTAACCATTTTCTCGTTATATGACTTATTCCTCCCAAAAGTTCAAGTGTTTAGATAGAGAGATATGTGGCATTGTGTTCATTATGGATATGGAAACTGTTTCTGCTGCATCGCCATAGCCCATAACTATCAGCATAGTAAACTTATTTACAGAAGATTGTTTCTGCATCATTAACAATGTAACTAACTAAGCATGGTGTTCTTGTTTTAATACAGGAATGATTTCTGTGGATTGTCACCACAAGTTGAAGAAGTGCCTAATCGACGTTCAGAAATCTGGGAAGGAAGGATTCTCAAAGGAGTGTCCGGTCAGTGTAGCTGTCCCTACTATGATTAAAGGCATGGATTTTGCCATCTTGATGACCCAATTGGGGAGCAATATACATCATTAATTAACATATTCCTTTCCCGTCCAAATCCTAATCAACAAAACTAATATTGATTCTGAAACAGAAAATCTTAATGATCTGCTTCAGCCATTCTTTCTGTCCAAATATATTCACtgatatttaatatatatgataTCAGAATATTGAGAACAATGTTAtccaatatttaatattatatttactaTTGATGAGtatttattaacttttttactCACTGTAAGCTCAATATATGCTCATAATAATCTTATATTATTTGTTGCTATTGTTAATATACTTCttgctatttaaattaaaaatgctAGCTAGCTAGGTTACTAGGTACTTGTTTAACTTGGCATATATACAGCGCAAACTAACAACTACAGATAAACAAtgcttatctttttaatttatgttcaaTTGGATGACCTATTTACTAATCACTATTGCGAGCTTTAAGATTTAAGAATCCTAATTTATCTTCAAGTTAATTGATGTTTGATAATGTTTCTATCATTTTTACTTGGAAGAGTGTAATATGGTGAAAGTATCTAATGacctttaaaaaattaagatatttaaaagaatttagaataaatttagaaagaaattgtaaatatattaatataattttttttgcataaaaTACTTATAAATTTGCCACATGTTCTTTTCATTTTCCATTTTAATTGGATTTAAACTTTTTTCAgtttaaacattttttaaataaataatttatttattgatatatattttttaaaaaatgcttatattttttattatttatatcattATCATTGCTAatgagataaataataaaaaaattaaaaaatattatacgatcaaattatttttataattaaatttaattaagtattttttttatatgtcttttttttctctgttagaccaatcaattttattcaaaataataaattttatattacatcaatttaaatttatttttcaatccatttcaattcaaattattgtaataaataaataaataaattattgatatataattctaaatatattttaaaatttaaaaagatatgtgtattaataaaagaaaaaatgtaaatatttctaaaaaaactatctaaacaaataattactttaattaatttatttaaaaaaattttctcttaTGATCAGAAATTTATCCACCTTTATTTGTCAAACTATATTAAACAAttgcaatttcttttttttaaatgaactCCTTTTTTAATGCTAATatcgaaaatattattttttttgtaatattaaggaaaaattttaatctttccaaaaaaaattaattaaaagaatgtaAGTGGTCTTTAACTAACATTGTTTAAATCATCAATTCTTTACATAATCTAATAGACCATTTTGTATTGAGCACAAACTTAAAGAGTTAAAGTCAAACTTTGCAAATTTATAAGTTATAACTTTATGTACAACaccaataaaaaatactaaattgaaATATAATTGCCTAATCCATTGACATTTAATTTTAagccaataaattataatttaaatgatataattttttataattatttaagaaatcttgaatttgaattttttttatttttgataataataataataataaaaaattttcaagtttcTCTACAATAGTCGATTCCTTCTTACAAGGATCTAACATCTAACTATCTAATATTCATTTGATGGACTCAGATCTCTAGTTTGGGGGCGGCAATAGTGACTtgcaataatataataaataattgaaaGAGACGGTGACATGATTTAGCTTTCTGGGACAAGGAAGCATGTGGCCGAGGTTAGATCATACATTTAACTCTAAAATACTAAATTACTACTCAAAAAATTCTGACGTTTGataaaatagtatttaatttttgttattgacaaaataatttttaaaaaattttaaaatttaataaaaatgatcAGTTTTCAATTGAGTTATTTGAAGTTAAAGATTTAAGAATAATGTACcagttaataatttttataattacaaaatttatcatttttaatttttataattttaaaaacatctcaatttcaattttttaaaaccctaatcccttTTTTTGGAATCGTcgtttctttctctttcttagcGTCCTCCtccaattttcttcttttccaatAAACTTCTCTTTATTTTCGTTCATTATTGTCTCTACTTtcatcctccttcttcttccgaCTAACCTCCAGCTCTGACTTACTACAACAGCGCCATCCTTCTcatttttccttcttctctcttttttaatCAAAGATGTTTATCTGAGACTCaaccctttttttatttctctttttttttttcttgaccAAGTAGTTATGATGCTTCTATAGCTGTTGAACTCATACTTTGCCATTTTCAAGACTAAAAAGAACGCCGTTCAAGAAGTGGCATCTCTCTTAGACTCAGCCCCAACACTTtaacgcttcttcttcttctttgtcaaTCAAGACAGTTTCACATATGTCCAATAAGAGATTTTTAGCAAAAATAGTAGcactaaaacaaacaaaactccATCAATTCTTCACTTAGGATGTTCGCATTTTCATTACCATTATCATTTAAGAAAATTGACGTCTTGACAATGTGGTTCAACTCACGTTCAATCTCTTAATCCGTCCCAAAAGAAATCAGATTTTCATTATCAACTTGTCTCTATTCCCAATTTT
The Arachis duranensis cultivar V14167 chromosome 5, aradu.V14167.gnm2.J7QH, whole genome shotgun sequence genome window above contains:
- the LOC107490119 gene encoding probable phospholipase A2 homolog 1; translated protein: MSRATAVVVVLLLAVLVDLSEVQANECSKKCIAEQCHVLSIRYGKYCGVGYSGCPGEQPCDDIDACCMAHDNCVDKEGMISVDCHHKLKKCLIDVQKSGKEGFSKECPVSVAVPTMIKGMDFAILMTQLGSNIHH